In Gemmatimonadota bacterium, the following are encoded in one genomic region:
- a CDS encoding dihydrolipoamide acetyltransferase family protein has product MTYEIVMPRLGWNMEEGTLVEWLKQDGETVRQGEMVCTIEGDKAAAEVESFETGTLKIPNASPPPGQTVPVGTLLGFVVAEHEIETFDPNADRSDDAGREGVAVGPAEGTAFAGGSFLEPEPAPGTGTVLEQATPVTTDRESGTPAISPRARRAAHSAGIDWRSLKGTGRSGRIVERDVLEAARQHDDARRHEAARQHEAGRRHDRTMDGTDGRAGTGQGDMRQVIARRMAESHQSTAPVTLNTEADVTALSSLFEGACRPSWYDLMVRITAVALTEHPVMNASWRDGVVLNEGIHIGIAVDTTGGVIAPVIRDVPGKSLQEVSATTKRLIQAAQDGGLTLDQIEGGTFTLTNLGMYDVDAFTPIIHYPQCAILGLGRTVSKVVVVDESSGESGVRRMMALSLTFDHRIVDGAPAARFLQRIKQMAEVPESVFDKADGIQTGPS; this is encoded by the coding sequence ATGACCTACGAAATCGTCATGCCGCGGCTGGGATGGAACATGGAAGAAGGCACGCTGGTCGAATGGCTGAAACAGGACGGCGAGACCGTTCGCCAGGGCGAAATGGTATGCACGATCGAGGGCGACAAGGCCGCGGCGGAGGTCGAGTCTTTCGAGACCGGCACGCTGAAAATCCCGAATGCATCTCCTCCGCCTGGTCAGACCGTTCCCGTGGGGACGCTCCTGGGATTCGTCGTTGCCGAACACGAAATTGAGACCTTTGATCCAAACGCGGACCGGTCGGACGATGCCGGACGCGAGGGCGTGGCCGTCGGACCCGCGGAGGGAACGGCGTTCGCCGGGGGATCATTTCTCGAACCTGAGCCCGCACCCGGAACCGGGACCGTACTCGAACAAGCCACGCCGGTGACAACGGACCGCGAAAGCGGCACCCCCGCCATCAGTCCCCGGGCCCGCCGCGCGGCACATTCCGCGGGTATCGACTGGCGGTCGTTGAAAGGCACCGGACGATCGGGCCGGATCGTGGAAAGGGACGTGCTCGAAGCCGCCCGGCAGCACGACGACGCCCGGCGGCACGAAGCCGCACGGCAACACGAAGCCGGCCGTCGGCACGATCGCACAATGGACGGGACAGACGGAAGGGCCGGCACCGGCCAGGGCGACATGAGGCAGGTCATCGCCCGCCGGATGGCCGAATCCCATCAGTCCACGGCGCCGGTCACCCTGAACACCGAGGCGGACGTTACCGCGCTTTCGTCGTTGTTCGAAGGTGCCTGCCGCCCGTCCTGGTACGATCTGATGGTCAGGATCACCGCCGTCGCGCTGACCGAGCATCCCGTCATGAATGCCTCCTGGCGCGACGGCGTGGTACTGAACGAAGGCATCCACATCGGCATCGCGGTGGACACCACCGGCGGGGTGATCGCGCCCGTGATCAGAGATGTTCCGGGCAAATCGCTCCAGGAGGTCTCGGCAACAACGAAACGCCTGATTCAGGCCGCGCAGGACGGCGGCCTGACGCTCGACCAGATCGAGGGCGGAACCTTCACCCTGACCAACCTGGGCATGTATGATGTCGACGCCTTCACCCCGATCATACATTATCCCCAGTGTGCGATTCTCGGGCTCGGGCGAACGGTTTCGAAGGTGGTCGTTGTCGACGAATCGAGCGGGGAGTCCGGTGTGCGCCGCATGATGGCGCTCAGCCTGACCTTCGACCACAGGATCGTGGACGGCGCGCCGGCCGCCCGGTTCCTGCAGCGGATCAAGCAAATGGCGGAAGTACCGGAATCGGTATTCGACAAGGCGGATGGCATCCAGACCGGGCCCAGCTGA
- a CDS encoding alpha-ketoacid dehydrogenase subunit beta produces MTEKTFTEAAREALSDAMDADPAIFVVGEGAGERGGNFETTAGLYEKHGPLRLCDTPISERGFIGMCTGAAMTGARPVVDFMFMDFILDGLGELINQTSKMQYMSNGRLKMPMVLRGCIGIGHSAATHHSGSYYPFFVHIPGFRVALPSNPSDAKGLFATALRSEDPVFFMEHRHLLNLKGPVPDGEHRVPFGQAAVVREGTDATVVALTVMVHHALQVAEELSAEGISLEIIDPRTVAPLDVDTILASVRKTGRLLIVDETFMPCGIGAEISARVTEHGFDELDAPIKRLNGAHVPTPYSPTLEEAVIPDRAAIKRAVRDLLAE; encoded by the coding sequence ATGACCGAGAAGACCTTCACCGAAGCCGCGCGGGAAGCCCTGTCCGACGCCATGGACGCGGACCCCGCCATATTCGTGGTCGGCGAAGGCGCGGGCGAACGCGGCGGAAACTTCGAGACCACGGCCGGCCTCTACGAGAAGCACGGTCCCTTGAGGCTCTGCGACACGCCCATCAGCGAACGGGGGTTCATCGGGATGTGCACGGGCGCGGCCATGACCGGCGCCCGGCCCGTCGTGGATTTCATGTTTATGGATTTCATCCTCGACGGCCTGGGCGAACTGATCAACCAGACCTCCAAGATGCAGTACATGAGCAACGGCCGGCTGAAGATGCCCATGGTGCTTCGGGGCTGCATCGGCATCGGCCACTCCGCGGCGACCCACCATTCGGGCAGCTACTATCCCTTCTTCGTCCATATCCCGGGGTTCCGCGTGGCGCTGCCCTCCAATCCCTCGGACGCGAAGGGCCTGTTCGCCACGGCGCTGCGCAGCGAGGACCCCGTTTTCTTCATGGAGCACCGGCATCTGCTGAACCTTAAAGGGCCCGTGCCCGATGGCGAGCACCGGGTGCCCTTCGGACAGGCCGCGGTCGTTCGCGAGGGGACCGACGCCACGGTCGTAGCGCTGACCGTCATGGTCCACCATGCCCTTCAGGTCGCGGAGGAACTGTCCGCCGAAGGGATTTCCCTGGAGATCATCGATCCCCGCACCGTGGCGCCCCTGGACGTGGATACCATCCTCGCGTCCGTGCGGAAGACGGGCAGGCTGCTCATCGTGGACGAGACCTTCATGCCGTGCGGGATCGGCGCGGAGATCTCCGCCCGCGTGACCGAACACGGATTCGACGAACTCGACGCGCCGATCAAGCGGCTCAATGGCGCCCACGTGCCCACGCCCTACAGCCCCACGCTTGAGGAGGCCGTCATTCCGGATCGTGCGGCGATCAAACGGGCCGTCCGCGACTTGCTCGCGGAATAG